Genomic window (Lycium barbarum isolate Lr01 chromosome 2, ASM1917538v2, whole genome shotgun sequence):
CATGGTCTTCtttctcattgttgttgatatgacTTCACAACTCATTCGAATTCAAAGCATGTGTTACCATTTGTAACGTTGCCTCTTCCTTACTATATATCATTGAATTAACTAAAATGATCCTTCTCTCCACAACAAGGCCGTGATCATGATCTATATTACTTCACCCATAAAATTTACTGTTACCatctcaaaagaaaaaaaaaattgctaccTCAAACTTCCTAGATGTCATAGCTTCCTCACCTCCTAGATCTCAGGTTCcaaaagctctgataccaattgttaatgcaaaaatataaaaacACAAGATTTAACGTGGTTCGAATCGACGTAATCCGTCGTCCACGTCAGGGAAAACACCTCAGGAAAAAACAATAATTTAGCTAGCATATATGTATCACTACGTTAAGGTCTCTCTTAGAAAATTCTAAAGCTCAATAACTCCCCAAGGGCCTACAAGAGAACTTTTTTTCTTTTAGCTTCGGTATACCTCCACTCCAAAGCGAGCTCGACTTCCCCTCTAGAGTGGGAATTCGCTGAAACTTCTTCTCAACTGCACAAGGTCATTTCTGATGTTTTGTTGTTGAAAGTATTTTTCTAGTTTTTACCAAAAAGAGGAAAATGGCATCTCATAAGTGAGTGAGGAAGTCATTTTTTTCCCAAAACAATCTGAACTCTTAATTTCATATCATTGGTTCAATCAACAATTAGACATTATTATCAATTTTAATACTCAAAAGTTTTATTAGAGTACTACATCAATCTTTAACAAATGTTTTTCCCCAAATATGTTTCCACTCTCCGACGACCAAACACTTTGAAAGTATTTTCTAGAAAGTTGTTTTTCAAAAATGACTCGGTCAATGAAGAGGGTTGAGCACCGTGAGATCTCAGGTTCAATTCCCTGCAGAGACaaatactaggtgatttcttcccatctgttcgagccttggtggacagagttacctgaTACCTGTTGCTGGTAGGAGGTGGCTGGTATCTCGTGGAATTGGTCGAGGTGCGTGCAAGCTGTCCAGCACACCACGGTTATAAAAAAAATGACTTATTTGTTGGAAAATGTTTTATAGTGAATGCATTTTTGTTTGCTTTCTGGTAGAGGAAAAAAAGAAGCAAATGCGCTATAGAATttcgaaaaaatttccgaggtcaCGTGGTTGCTCCTCGTAAAATAGGAGAAATGAAAAAATGAAGTAGAAAATAATGTATCTGTAAAAATGTACTATGAGAAATCATCACGAATGAGCAAAAGTGGGGCAAACAACTTCTCAATCAGTCCAAATTTCTAACATCAAAGATCACGGTGATCTAGACTTGATAAATGTGGGGCAGACCACTTTTTAGCTTGGATGTCTCTCTAGAAAGTAGTAAATGTGGCATCTTTGATAATTATGTGTTCCCTCCTTTTCATGCTTACAGGCCAGACATGGGATTGATTGTCTTGAGCTTCCTCTCATTCAGCACATGCACTTACCTGATCTAGACAGGCTCACTTCTATTTTAAGTGGTAGGTTCTTTCTGTCTCTGCTTTGTTTTGAAAATCCTAGTTCATATTTGCTTGCTCAAGACTCAGCTTCGAGCATCTGTGTAAATTTATTTCTATGGCATTACTTCTCTTCATTGTATGAATTTTAGATTCCTACAAATGGATTTGATTTGCTTTGTCACAAATATACTATCTAGAGGCGATTTGTTTTATAGGTTAGTTGGTGCTCTAGAACTCTAATATTAGAATGCTAATATTGATTGTTTCTCTTTCTTTACTATATCAACCAAAAAGAAAAGATTGTTGTTCTTAATATAATTTTCTCGAGTTCTCAAGGTCAAATGACATCTTTTTTATGGAATGTGTATGGTTATCCTTTTATTGAATGTGCAAAATTGGAACTTTTACTACCTATACTCTTAGAACTAAAGTTGTGCTAGATGATAATATAAGAATAACATTTATGCTTCAGTAAGATAACGAATTTAGGCTTAACAGAAAAGAAATTTCAATAAATATGAACAGTTTATAAAACAAGTAAAAAGGAATGTTGCTCTTTGATTTCTCTTTATTGCAGGCCCTACAAAAAAATTCCAATACCTAGTGCCTATGCTGTGATTAATATTCTAAGAATGGTTATCGTATCCCTCTCTCTTGCGTGAGTATCTTGCACACATCTGGCATCTGTTTTAGATTACTGTAATGGGCGTCCGATTATAAGTGATATCAGCAAACTTTATGATTGGCTTTCTAGACCTATGGAAGTCCTCACTAGATATAGAGAAATTAACAGATTAACTTGTTCTCTGTTGTCTGGAGTGGCACTAACGCTCTTTCCCCTTTCTTCTTGTGATAGCAGAGACATCGTATGACTGGATTATCATTACTTCACCAGAGGCGGGAAAGGTTTTTCTTGATGCTTGGAAGTAAGGATTAGGTTTAAAGTTACCATTGGAGAGGGTTAATCTTGTCTAAAGTTCTTCACCTTGTGATGTTGAATAACTAATTTATCCTTCTGACAAGTCTTTGGTACAGTATTGTCAGCGTATACAAAAAGCAAGAGTCGTTAGAGTGTCTCCAGTTATGTGTGtacttatgttttcaaatgaagtATTTGGACCAAAAATGGCAGAAGAATTAcctgtcaaaaaaaaaatggtacaaGAAATAGTTCCCAGACAAGATGAAAGTGTACTATCTATGCTTTTCATTACTGTTATTTGTTGAAAGAAGACTCAGATTTTTTAAGCTGCCTCAATGATCTATATTTTCTTTTGCATTCTCTGGTCCCTCATACCTCTTCTGATTTGTTACTTAGAGCTGCTGGGACCCCATCTGTCAGAGTAGGGGTCGTTGGATCTGGTACAGCTAGCATATTTGATGAAATTGTTCACTCTTCAAAGCAGTATCTTGATGTGGCATTTGCACCGTCGAAAGGCACTCAGTGAAACTTTCAACTTTTGGTTTTGATAGTTAGAAATAGCACAAGGCACACACATGTGCACAGGGATGACACTTGTATTTGTCATAGATTTAAATCCCTTCTTTTATTTGACTGATGTTATGGTTTTTCCTCAGACTGAAATTTTCATTCTGATTGCATTTTCAGCAACTGGCAAGGTTTTAGCTTTAGAGCTTCCAAAGAATGGGAACGACAAGTGCACTGTTCTCTATCCTGCTTCAGCAAAAGCCAGCACTGACATTGGTGTGTGCGATATTGCTCCTTCTCTTTATGCTTCTGTCTCTCCTCATTCCCCCATCAATTCAATTTCGTACAAAAATCTCTTTTTCCATATATTCACATTCTGATTTTTTCTGTTGCTGTGGGGAATCTGTAGTTTCTGTGGCGATGTCCTTTTCTGTTGTCAACCATTAGCCAGAAAAAAGTGaaaagaataaaagaaaaagactaaccacaaaaaccctagcttctTCTTCCCTTTCTTACAGGCCATAACCTGTACACAGATTTTGATTCATCCAATATTTTGCAGCTGTCTCACCTTGATAGTTCGCGTTTAGTATGCATATTTTCCTCAGAATTTGAAACTTTTTGGATTAGTCCTAAACTGACATACGGCTCCTTTATTTCAGAGGAAGGACTTTCTGAGCGGGGATTTGAGGTTACTCGGCTGAACACATACACAACGGtactatatttctttattgccTCGTTGGAGAAGGAAATTCGTTTTACTCACACGAGACTAGCATGCTTGCAAATTTGGTCAATAACACTTATCCTGAAAAGAGGGTCACTTGTCATTTCTTCCTGACAAATGGGCAAAGTTCAGATATCACACCACATCTTGGATCCTTAAGTTGAGATAAACTAATTAGATCTCATCTTTCTGCGTTTATCTTTGTCATTTCTTGCAGGCACCAGTCAGTCACGTTGATCAATATCTTCTTGAACTAGCACTCTCTGCTCCTGTTGTTACTGTAGCATCTCCTTCTGCCCTCGGGTAGGATGCCTCAAAATTGTTCATTTATAGCAAAAGTAAACGGATGAAAACTTGGTATCTGCTAATGGAATAAGCAAGTGGACTAGGTTCTATAGCTAATGACGGTAATTCCGCCAACATGCTAGAAAATATTAGACAGAAATGTTTCCAGATATTGTTCATTGAGCCAGAGTTAGAATTGTATCCTTATGCTGTTCATCCTTCTACCTTATTTTTAGAGGCTTTATTCTCTTACTTCTTGCTCATTCCTTTTTCATTCTGCTGAATTATGTGACAGGGTATGGGCTAATCTTATTCCAGCATCGAGGCAGTGGGACAATGCTGTTGCATGTATTGGGGAGACAACAGCTTCAGCAGCGAAAAGACTTGGGTTTAGAAATATATACTATCCAACAAGTCCTGGTCTTGAAGGGTAACGTGTTGATCCAAATCTCGTATTCTGTTATTTCTATTGCGTTTTCTCCCTTTCTGGTTGTGTCCATAAATTTAAAGATACTTTGGCTTCTGTCTTGCAAGAAGTACAGCGCTACTGCCAATATGACAATTGCTATTTTTAGCGCCTATGTTTGCTCTGTGTAGTTGGTATGATCTCTTTTGCAGAGAAGCAATTATTCACTGCCATCTCTGTCAGGAATTGTCTGTGGGAAGAGTACATCATTCTGGTCCTTGTCTTTATATTTTCTTTGTGCGTTTTTCTTTCGTCAATAGTCTTATCTAGGGAGTATGTTTTTTGTTTGTTCCTTCTAACCTGTGTAGTTTTTCTTTCCAATTACACAAAAAGCTAGTGAGAAGTATCCCCGATATGGAACCATTTCAtagtactactactactactactactactactactgctGCTCTATCCCATCTGACTAGAAGTTACTATtactttcttgggttttcttaaTAAGTAGCTTTTAGTGAAGAGTAACATTGTAGAAGTAGTCTCTTTATCTGAAAGAGACTACTGATGAAGGGAAAATCACTGCTGCTATCAAGCCTCTTTTTCGATGCCCTTGTCTTGGCAATCTAAACTCCCATCTGACAAGAAGGTTTTATGCTCAGTAAATTGGGTGATGTTGAGCTTGGCAAATTCAAGTACATGATGGAAATTTTAGTTTGATTCATTTTACaactatgtcaaataaaaaatcaAACTAAATTTAAGCCAAATGCTAGTGTTGATGCTATTCCATTGAGAAGGCTCAAGCATTTAGGAGCTAGGGTTGAGTGGCTTGGTGAATGATGATGCAGAGTGTGGTGGAAAATCTTTCTTGTCAAGCGTCAGATTTTAAGTGTTAGGTTCTTGGCTTATTCCTAACTGCTAAGTCTGAGTAATCGTGATTGGAACCGGTCTCAATTGGGGCAAAGACCATATGCTGATATGCTTGC
Coding sequences:
- the LOC132627906 gene encoding uroporphyrinogen-III synthase, chloroplastic isoform X4 translates to MSKLSLSFFSPPLTTPSPSTTRRSCFRPSFRAGGACVSLSSVTISCSKEPQVVVTRERGKNNKLINALRHRMTGLSLLHQRRERFFLMLGTTGKVLALELPKNGNDKCTVLYPASAKASTDIEEGLSERGFEVTRLNTYTTAPVSHVDQYLLELALSAPVVTVASPSALGVWANLIPASRQWDNAVACIGETTASAAKRLGFRNIYYPTSPGLEGWVSSVLEALEVHEQVQKV
- the LOC132627906 gene encoding uroporphyrinogen-III synthase, chloroplastic isoform X3; translation: MSKLSLSFFSPPLTTPSPSTTRRSCFRPSFRAGGACVSLSSVTISCSKEPQVVVTRERGKNNKLINALARHGIDCLELPLIQHMHLPDLDRLTSILSETSYDWIIITSPEAGKVFLDAWKAAGTPSVRVGVVGSGTASIFDEIVHSSKQYLDVAFAPSKATGKVLALELPKNGNDKCTVLYPASAKASTDIEEGLSERGFEVTRLNTYTTAPVSHVDQYLLELALSAPVVTVASPSALGVWANLIPASRQWDNAVACIGETTASAAKRLGFRNIYYPTSPGLEG
- the LOC132627906 gene encoding uroporphyrinogen-III synthase, chloroplastic isoform X2 codes for the protein MSKLSLSFFSPPLTTPSPSTTRRSCFRPSFRAGGACVSLSSVTISCSKEPQVVVTRERGKNNKLINALARHGIDCLELPLIQHMHLPDLDRLTSILSETSYDWIIITSPEAGKVFLDAWKAAGTPSVRVGVVGSGTASIFDEIVHSSKQYLDVAFAPSKATGKVLALELPKNGNDKCTVLYPASAKASTDIEEGLSERGFEVTRLNTYTTAPVSHVDQYLLELALSAPVVTVASPSALGVWANLIPASRQWDNAVACIGETTASAAKRLGFRNIYYPTSPGLEGWVSSVLEALEVHEQVQKV
- the LOC132627906 gene encoding uroporphyrinogen-III synthase, chloroplastic isoform X1, whose protein sequence is MSKLSLSFFSPPLTTPSPSTTRRSCFRPSFRAGGACVSLSSVTISCSKEPQVVVTRERGKNNKLINALARHGIDCLELPLIQHMHLPDLDRLTSILSAETSYDWIIITSPEAGKVFLDAWKAAGTPSVRVGVVGSGTASIFDEIVHSSKQYLDVAFAPSKATGKVLALELPKNGNDKCTVLYPASAKASTDIEEGLSERGFEVTRLNTYTTAPVSHVDQYLLELALSAPVVTVASPSALGVWANLIPASRQWDNAVACIGETTASAAKRLGFRNIYYPTSPGLEGWVSSVLEALEVHEQVQKV